One window of Quercus robur chromosome 5, dhQueRobu3.1, whole genome shotgun sequence genomic DNA carries:
- the LOC126727637 gene encoding putative disease resistance protein RGA3, which translates to MADALLSLAADPLNLLGSIAVQQAQQQINLIVGVDEEIQKFSDCFRNVQAMLNDAEKRQSTDAAVKLWLDQLRDVYYMMDDVLDKWDTARIKSEIQKEEERAVTNSNPAALKKKVPCSFFPSLSCCFGQVDNLSLRHEIGHMIENLKQTLDDILKDKVTYGFNLTRHSHVEVERPTTTSFVDVSDIIGRDNYRDELLSNLLGVGGQEERNPRVISLVGMGGIGKSTLAQLAYNHSEIQVHFKLKIWICVSDPFDQCKVAKAIIEYIEGQSPNITELQSLLPHICDLIGKRKFFLVLDVVWTEEFIKWEPFKNALKCGAQGSRILVTTQKINVAEMMESSHMINLEILSSDDYWLMFSKIAFSNKDLHQCRDLEELARKLVNKCKGLPLATKTLGRHMHGKRSKEEWERVLYNNLWEVEDIEKVLLGPLLLSYNELSLSEKQCFLYCVVFKKDHQFDRLELIIHWMAQGYINLKGNMEMEDIAEEYFQKLAMCSFFQDFKKDENDGRIKSCKMHDIVHDFAQSMTKEVCFTIEGNEEVKRNFKRARQLSLIVEETFLESIYEAKNLRTLFLLSHERDYEFNMHLSNSCHHFRCLRTLILDCPFTKLPDAVKNLIHLRCLHMCWNVKIEELPETLCNLCNLQALNIDNGEYFKKLPQGIGKLINLRQLRFHTNHSWYKLKFPNGIGKLTCLKTLSVFNIGGKDDKEGCKLGELKNLNQLRGSFKFPNGRCRGGPECTVEEEDTSPRFGTRFLR; encoded by the coding sequence ATGGCTGATGCACTACTGTCACTAGCTGCTGATCCCTTGAACCTGTTGGGTTCAATCGCTGTTCAGCAGGCTCAACAACAGATAAACTTGATTGTTGGCGTTGATGAAGAAATCCAAAAGTTTTCTGACTGTTTCAGAAATGTCCAGGCGATGCTCAATGATGCTGAGAAGAGACAAAGCACGGACGCAGCTGTGAAGCTTTGGTTAGATCAGCTCAGAGACGTGTACTACATGATGGATGACGTGTTGGACAAGTGGGACACTGCAAGGATCAAATCAGAAattcaaaaagaagaagaaagagctGTTACTAATAGCAATCCTGCTGCCCTGAAGAAGAAGGTACCATGCTCATTCTTCCCCTCTCTGTCATGTTGTTTTGGTCAAGTAGATAACCTTTCTCTGCGTcatgagattggtcacatgatagAAAACCTGAAACAAACATTAGATGACATTCTCAAAGACAAAGTGACCTATGGGTTCAACTTGACTAGGCATTCACATGTAGAAGTTGAGCGACCAACAACCACGTCCTTTGTGGATGTGTCCGATATAATTGGTCGTGATAACTATAGGGATGAGCTGTTGAGCAACCTGTTAGGTGTGGGTGGTCAGGAAGAAAGAAATCCTCGTGTCATCTCCTTAGTGGGCATGGGCGGTATAGGAAAATCCACTCTTGCCCAACTAGCCTACAATCATTCTGAGATACAAGtccattttaaattaaaaatatggaTTTGTGTCTCTGATCCATTTGATCAGTGCAAGGTTGCCAAAGCAATCATTGAATATATTGAGGGTCAATCCCCCAACATTACTGAATTGCAAAGTCTATTACCTCACATTTGTGATTTGATTGGAAAAAGGaagttttttcttgttttggatGTTGTGTGGACGGAAGAGTTCATAAAGTGGGAGCCATTCAAAAATGCTCTCAAATGTGGTGCTCAAGGTAGTAGAATTCTAGTCACCACACAAAAAATCAATGTTGCGGAAATGATGGAGAGTTCCCACATGATCAATTTGGAGATATTGTCATCCGATGACTATTGGTTGATGTTTAGTAAAATAGCATTTTCTAACAAAGATCTACATCAATGTAGGGATCTAGAAGAGTTAGCCCGAAAACTAGTAAATAAGTGCAAAGGCTTGCCACTAGCTACGAAGACTCTCGGTAGGCACATGCATGGCAAGAGAAGTAAAGAAGAGTGGGAGAGGGTTTTGTACAATAATTTGTGGGAAGTAGAAGATATTGAAAAAGTTCTTTTGGGACCATTGTTGTTGAGTTATAATGAGTTGTCCTTGTCAGAGAAACAATGTTTCTTATATTGTGTTGTCTTCAAGAAAGATCATCAATTCGATAGACTTGAGTTAATCATCCATTGGATGGCACAAGGATATATCAACTTAAAAGGAAATATGGAGATGGAAGATATAGCAGAAGAGTACTTTCAAAAATTAGCAATGTGTTCTTTTTTCCAAGATTTTAAGAAAGATGAGAATGATGGTAGAATAAAAAGTTGCAAAATGCATGATATTGTGCATGACTTTGCACAGTCAATGACAAAAGAAGTATGCTTCACAATCGAAGGTAATGAAGAGGTTAAGAGAAACTTTAAAAGGGCTCGACAGTTGTCATTAATAGTTGAAGAAACATTTCTTGAGTCTATCTATGAAGCGAAAAATCTACgcactctctttcttctttctcatgAAAGGGACTATGAGTTTAACATGCACCTATCCAACTCATGCCATCATTTTAGATGTTTACGAACATTAATTTTGGATTGCCCATTTACAAAACTTCCGGATGCGGTGAAAAATTTGATACATTTAAGGTGTCTCCATATGTGTTggaatgttaaaatagaagaaTTGCCTGAAACCTTATGTAATCTTTGTAATTTGCAAGCTTTGAATATTGATAATGGTGAATATTTCAAGAAATTACCACAAGGGATTGGTaaactaattaatttaagaCAACTTAGATTTCATACAAATCATAGCTGGTACAAACTAAAATTTCCAAATGGGATTGGGAAATTGACTTGTCTTAAAACATTAAGTGTTTTCAACATAGGTGGTAAGGATGATAAAGAAGGATGTAAACTTggagaattaaaaaatttgaaccaaCTTCGAGGGAGCTTTAAATTTCCAAATGGTAGATGTAGGGGAGGCCCAGAATGCAcagttgaagaagaagatacATCTCCACGATTTGGAACTAGATTTTTACGTTGA